A region from the Riemerella anatipestifer genome encodes:
- the rmuC gene encoding DNA recombination protein RmuC, producing the protein MTLYFLIIFIFGGVIGGLMVYFFGKSNTISRATYDELNRNFIANETDLKNWISKTKDLEQSLNLEKEHYKAKTTENESLKDSLSKTSATLETAHSQIEELKTQLQTQTLNLSQLQEKNQHYYAKISELSAKNETLEQSLVSQKKEIQELQEATKLQFENIANKILEEKTEKFTSLNKENLGHILKPFQEKITELKNTVHETYDKEAKERFSLGAKVKELAELNQQISEDAKKLTRALKGEAKTQGRWGEMILESILEKSGLVKNREYFLEHELKNEDNKALYSEFSGKKMRPDAVVKYPDQRTVIIDSKVSLTAFTDLIDETDADLYDINLNKHLSSVKNHIVELSHKAYDDYGKSLDFVMMFIPSEPAYIAAMQADPNLWSFAYDRRILLLNPSNLITSLKLIADLWKREYQNQNAMAIAERGAKLYDKFVGFVENLEKVGKNIDNAKAAYNDAFGQLTSGRDNLVKQTEKLKELGVKTKKTLAQGLIDDSEKD; encoded by the coding sequence ATGACTTTATACTTTCTCATCATTTTTATTTTTGGAGGAGTGATAGGTGGGCTTATGGTTTACTTTTTTGGTAAATCAAACACCATTTCTAGAGCAACCTATGACGAGCTCAATCGTAATTTTATAGCCAATGAAACCGACCTTAAAAATTGGATTTCAAAGACCAAAGATTTAGAACAAAGCCTGAATTTGGAAAAAGAACACTATAAAGCAAAAACCACAGAAAACGAAAGCCTTAAAGATTCTTTATCCAAAACTTCAGCTACGCTAGAAACAGCACATAGCCAAATAGAAGAACTAAAAACCCAACTACAAACCCAAACACTTAACCTCTCTCAACTACAGGAGAAAAATCAGCATTATTATGCTAAAATAAGTGAACTTTCCGCCAAAAACGAAACTCTAGAACAATCATTAGTCAGTCAAAAAAAGGAAATACAAGAGCTACAAGAAGCCACAAAACTTCAGTTTGAAAACATTGCTAATAAAATTTTAGAGGAGAAAACCGAAAAATTTACTTCCCTTAACAAAGAAAATTTAGGACATATATTAAAACCTTTCCAAGAGAAAATCACGGAGCTCAAAAACACCGTACACGAAACCTATGATAAAGAGGCTAAAGAACGCTTTTCTCTAGGAGCAAAGGTAAAAGAGTTGGCAGAACTCAACCAACAAATTTCCGAAGACGCCAAAAAACTAACCCGTGCTTTAAAGGGCGAAGCTAAAACACAGGGCAGATGGGGCGAAATGATATTGGAGAGTATCTTAGAGAAATCTGGCTTGGTAAAAAACAGAGAATACTTCCTAGAACACGAGCTTAAAAATGAGGACAACAAAGCCCTTTATTCCGAGTTTTCGGGTAAGAAAATGCGTCCCGATGCTGTAGTAAAATATCCTGACCAGCGTACCGTCATTATAGATTCTAAGGTATCACTTACCGCCTTTACCGATTTAATAGACGAAACCGATGCCGACCTCTACGACATCAACCTCAACAAACACCTTAGTTCGGTTAAAAATCACATTGTAGAGTTGTCCCATAAAGCCTATGATGATTATGGTAAATCACTAGATTTCGTAATGATGTTTATCCCTAGCGAACCTGCCTATATTGCCGCTATGCAAGCCGACCCTAACCTTTGGAGCTTTGCTTATGATAGGCGAATATTACTCCTCAACCCAAGTAACCTCATTACTTCACTAAAACTGATTGCCGACCTTTGGAAGCGAGAATATCAAAACCAAAACGCAATGGCTATCGCCGAGAGAGGGGCTAAACTTTACGATAAGTTTGTAGGATTTGTAGAAAATCTAGAGAAGGTTGGCAAAAATATAGACAACGCTAAAGCTGCCTATAACGATGCCTTTGGACAGCTTACCTCGGGCAGAGATAACCTTGTGAAACAAACCGAAAAACTAAAAGAGTTAGGCGTAAAAACCAAAAAGACCCTTGCACAAGGTCTGATAGACGACAGCGAAAAAGACTAG
- a CDS encoding FISUMP domain-containing protein gives MKKILLCVVFLPLVLNAQDYSGRVGINTKEPQATLDISKKELNTLPSGHTQGVLFPEFSTTERSTFTNPKKGTMIYNTDKECIEIYRGILGGVHQWACLPDVGSSKSQSVAVTPQGFEGSYVGGVPLTATNKVKFKLENNSFSSVNSSFADAVSIQNGNAGISITGCSWTLLPSGTGGNCFGSNTVNLASGQAALLTYIMSGTPETGTLTANFSKLGAQADQYTQVGLGSATITLPKTEYVVSLTYDGTTPKTEVQGKINNTTDKLIVKIPYTNGSGSYNAVTSQTITTTLGEGNDTNTLTLTIPAGNFGVNGNLEATITVGGSDQEYLVKMLPPGQEYIIATIPYTLNGQQYSVVLKGIGGIPDRCFGKTTFDCVGYGSTTEKEHQFIYLPIQGPDGKTWLNNNLGAEYARVGSQWFNPTRQAGALDYTKTTTAEPLSNPTTEQIKKDWRAYGSLFQWQRNPDGHELITWTDATSGTPKYSGLGSTSSSWTNAGTNKFIPYHSLDTSWVNSNLDSSGPYNLWQVNGSNNPCPVGYHVPTHAEQVALHNAITGQNLGNSSSSSSVMWNEQLLRLPASGVRDWVAGSPYYQGRDGYLWSSEHYAESNARRLWFISYNSGTTYYALRTNGYSVRCIKDN, from the coding sequence ATGAAAAAGATTTTATTATGTGTGGTGTTTCTGCCTTTAGTGCTGAACGCCCAAGATTACAGCGGCAGAGTGGGCATCAATACCAAAGAGCCACAAGCCACTTTAGATATTTCTAAGAAAGAATTAAATACACTCCCAAGTGGTCATACGCAGGGCGTATTGTTTCCAGAGTTTAGCACTACCGAGCGTTCTACCTTTACCAACCCTAAAAAAGGCACGATGATTTACAATACCGACAAAGAGTGCATTGAGATTTATAGAGGCATTTTGGGAGGTGTCCACCAATGGGCATGTTTGCCCGATGTAGGGAGTAGCAAATCCCAAAGCGTAGCGGTAACCCCTCAAGGGTTTGAGGGCTCTTATGTGGGTGGTGTTCCGCTTACCGCTACCAATAAAGTCAAATTTAAGTTAGAAAACAATTCGTTTAGTAGCGTTAATTCTTCATTTGCCGATGCGGTAAGTATTCAGAATGGCAACGCCGGCATTAGCATTACTGGTTGTAGTTGGACGCTACTGCCTTCGGGTACTGGGGGTAATTGTTTTGGAAGTAATACCGTTAATTTAGCTTCGGGTCAGGCAGCATTATTAACTTACATCATGAGTGGCACGCCCGAAACAGGCACTTTGACGGCTAATTTTAGCAAACTCGGGGCACAAGCTGACCAATATACCCAAGTAGGTCTAGGCTCTGCCACCATTACCTTACCGAAAACTGAGTATGTGGTTTCGCTTACTTATGATGGGACGACCCCAAAAACAGAGGTTCAAGGTAAAATCAACAATACCACAGATAAACTCATTGTAAAAATTCCTTATACCAATGGGAGTGGTTCTTATAATGCCGTAACCTCTCAAACCATAACCACCACATTGGGTGAAGGTAATGATACCAATACCCTAACGCTCACGATTCCTGCAGGGAACTTTGGCGTTAATGGGAATTTAGAGGCGACCATTACCGTTGGTGGAAGCGACCAAGAATATTTAGTAAAAATGTTACCACCAGGGCAAGAGTACATTATTGCCACCATACCTTACACGCTTAACGGACAGCAGTATAGTGTAGTGCTTAAAGGCATTGGCGGTATTCCTGACCGTTGTTTTGGTAAGACCACTTTTGACTGTGTGGGTTATGGTTCAACTACAGAAAAAGAACACCAGTTTATCTATCTTCCTATCCAAGGACCAGATGGAAAAACTTGGCTCAATAACAACCTTGGGGCGGAGTATGCTCGCGTAGGTTCTCAATGGTTTAACCCAACGCGTCAAGCTGGGGCTTTAGATTATACAAAAACCACCACCGCAGAACCACTTTCTAATCCGACTACCGAGCAGATTAAAAAAGACTGGCGGGCGTACGGTTCATTGTTCCAATGGCAGCGTAACCCAGACGGACACGAGCTCATCACTTGGACAGATGCTACAAGTGGTACACCTAAATACTCAGGTTTGGGTTCTACATCCTCATCTTGGACTAACGCAGGGACGAATAAGTTTATTCCTTACCATAGTCTTGATACTTCATGGGTAAATAGTAATTTAGATAGTTCAGGACCATATAACCTTTGGCAGGTGAATGGTTCTAACAACCCTTGTCCTGTGGGTTATCACGTTCCTACTCACGCGGAGCAGGTGGCTTTACATAATGCCATTACAGGACAAAATTTAGGTAATAGTTCCTCTTCTTCGTCGGTGATGTGGAACGAGCAGTTGCTCCGCCTGCCTGCCAGTGGTGTCCGCGATTGGGTTGCTGGCTCGCCCTACTATCAGGGCAGGGACGGCTACTTGTGGAGTAGCGAGCATTACGCTGAAAGCAATGCAAGACGCCTATGGTTCATTAGCTACAATAGCGGCACGACCTACTACGCACTTCGTACAAACGGGTATAGCGTCCGCTGCATTAAAGACAACTAA
- a CDS encoding Crp/Fnr family transcriptional regulator yields the protein MEHKENFLNHIREIIFLSGEEFDEIWEYFSVKNIRKKQFLVQEYQTSNEIYWVASGIFKSSFFDTDGKEHILQFASSGWWTGDFSAFYKQQKTQLSIECLENGSVLAITQQNMDILCQKFPLLERFFRIKTNFGYIALQERIISLMTQSAKQRYQNFLKQYPHLVQKLPKQTIASYLGVSRETLSRLSLSE from the coding sequence TTGGAACACAAGGAAAACTTCTTAAATCATATCAGAGAAATCATCTTTCTTTCGGGGGAAGAGTTTGATGAAATTTGGGAATATTTTAGTGTTAAAAATATCAGAAAAAAACAATTCCTAGTACAAGAATACCAAACTTCTAATGAAATCTATTGGGTGGCGTCAGGTATTTTCAAATCCAGTTTCTTTGATACAGATGGTAAAGAACATATTCTCCAGTTTGCCTCTAGTGGGTGGTGGACTGGAGATTTTTCCGCATTTTACAAGCAACAAAAAACACAACTTTCCATAGAATGTTTAGAAAACGGTAGCGTACTTGCCATTACTCAGCAAAATATGGATATTCTTTGCCAAAAGTTTCCTCTATTGGAAAGATTTTTCAGAATCAAAACTAATTTCGGATACATTGCATTACAAGAACGCATCATTTCCCTTATGACCCAATCTGCCAAACAACGCTACCAAAATTTCTTAAAACAATATCCTCATTTAGTACAAAAACTACCTAAACAAACCATCGCTAGTTATCTAGGCGTTTCTAGAGAGACTCTTAGTAGACTTTCTTTAAGCGAATAG
- a CDS encoding GNAT family N-acetyltransferase, which yields MLGIAIKKVKTNEVEALQQISKTTFYETFATDNTPENMQKYLDEAFSVKCLREELLDEFSEFYFARVDEVLAGYLKLNFGVSQTELKDSKAIEIERIYVLKAFQGKRVGQALYEHTLQLARDRGVDYIWLGVWEQNYKAIRFYEKNGFVAFDKHLFVLGDDPQTDIMMKLKL from the coding sequence ATGTTGGGAATTGCAATAAAAAAAGTAAAAACTAATGAGGTTGAGGCTCTACAACAGATAAGTAAAACTACTTTCTATGAGACTTTTGCTACGGATAATACTCCAGAGAACATGCAAAAGTATTTAGATGAGGCTTTTTCTGTAAAGTGCCTTAGAGAGGAGTTGCTAGATGAGTTTTCGGAGTTTTATTTTGCTAGAGTTGATGAGGTGTTAGCGGGGTATCTTAAGCTTAATTTTGGTGTTTCGCAAACGGAGTTGAAAGACTCTAAAGCTATTGAGATAGAGCGTATCTATGTACTGAAAGCCTTCCAAGGTAAAAGGGTAGGGCAAGCCCTCTACGAACATACTCTCCAACTGGCTAGAGATAGAGGGGTAGATTATATTTGGTTAGGGGTATGGGAACAGAACTACAAAGCCATTCGTTTTTATGAGAAAAATGGCTTCGTGGCGTTTGACAAGCATCTGTTTGTATTGGGAGATGACCCTCAAACGGATATTATGATGAAGCTGAAATTATAA
- a CDS encoding TrmH family RNA methyltransferase, translated as MKTIIESLQNDKIKHLNRLATDNRFRKKQGVFIVEGVQENQRALTFGNEALEFYICESIFSAEPPTNAKTYYITDKIYQKIAYRGTTEGIIGVYKTPQNHLDHFIPSENASVIIVESIEKPGNLGAILRSCEAFGIDALIVTDPKVDFYNPNVIRSSVGCLFGMNIFQADNQSTLAFLKKHHFKVYTTFMSEDAQLIHQKDFKTKTALIFGTEHSGISDFWKGKAENILVPMAGTIDSLNLSNAVAVSCYEILRQRL; from the coding sequence ATGAAAACAATCATAGAAAGTTTACAGAACGACAAAATAAAACACCTCAACCGATTAGCCACCGACAATAGGTTTAGAAAAAAGCAAGGCGTTTTCATTGTAGAAGGTGTGCAGGAAAATCAGAGAGCCTTAACTTTTGGCAACGAAGCCCTAGAGTTTTACATCTGTGAGAGTATTTTCTCTGCAGAGCCACCCACCAATGCAAAAACCTATTACATTACAGATAAGATATACCAAAAAATCGCTTATAGAGGTACTACCGAAGGGATTATCGGCGTTTACAAAACACCACAAAACCACTTAGACCATTTTATTCCGTCCGAAAATGCTTCGGTCATCATTGTAGAAAGCATAGAAAAACCGGGCAACCTTGGGGCTATACTTAGAAGCTGCGAAGCGTTTGGCATAGACGCCCTTATTGTTACCGACCCTAAAGTAGATTTTTACAACCCAAATGTCATTAGGTCTAGTGTAGGTTGTTTATTTGGTATGAATATTTTTCAAGCGGATAACCAGAGTACTTTAGCATTTTTAAAGAAACACCATTTTAAGGTTTACACCACCTTTATGAGCGAAGACGCCCAGCTAATCCACCAAAAAGACTTTAAAACCAAAACCGCTTTAATTTTTGGGACAGAGCACTCTGGGATTAGTGATTTTTGGAAAGGCAAGGCAGAAAACATTCTTGTGCCTATGGCAGGGACAATAGACTCCCTCAACCTAAGCAATGCCGTAGCAGTGAGTTGCTACGAAATTTTAAGACAGCGGTTATAG
- the pncB gene encoding nicotinate phosphoribosyltransferase, translating to MPEVRLKSIIDNDFYKITMQNAVVKLFPTARVKYEFINRGKHFFPEGFADELRKAVDSMAELKLTKEEKLYLQETCPYLALPYLDFLEGYHYDPSEVKIVQEGNDIKVSVEGLWYRTILWEVPLLALISELHYRMNKMERDSNETVVQNTVEKSKKLNELGVTFAEFGTRRRHSYKVHQLVMEALMEEKGQFIGTSNVHFAMKYGVKPIGTHAHEWFMFHAAEYGFKMANQLALEHWVDVYRGDLGVALSDTYTTEVFFRQFDKKFAKLFDGVRHDSGDPIEFAKKTIEHYESFGINPNFKYIIFSDGLNLEKVEEITKATRGTIGISFGIGTNLTNDVGLKPMNIVMKLIGVQAPNGDWIPTVKLSDERGKYTGEPKMIELAKEVLRI from the coding sequence ATGCCAGAAGTGCGTCTAAAGTCTATTATAGACAACGATTTCTATAAAATAACTATGCAAAACGCCGTAGTGAAATTATTTCCTACCGCTAGAGTAAAATACGAATTTATCAACCGTGGGAAACATTTTTTCCCTGAAGGCTTTGCTGATGAATTAAGAAAAGCCGTAGATTCTATGGCAGAGCTAAAACTCACCAAAGAAGAAAAACTATACTTACAAGAAACCTGTCCTTACTTAGCCTTACCTTACCTAGACTTTTTAGAAGGCTATCATTACGACCCTTCCGAAGTTAAAATCGTACAAGAAGGCAATGATATTAAAGTAAGTGTAGAAGGGCTTTGGTATCGCACCATATTATGGGAAGTTCCACTTTTGGCACTCATTTCTGAACTCCATTACCGAATGAACAAAATGGAGCGAGATTCCAACGAAACCGTTGTGCAAAATACCGTAGAAAAGTCTAAAAAACTTAACGAACTAGGTGTTACCTTTGCTGAATTTGGAACCAGAAGACGCCACTCTTACAAAGTCCACCAATTAGTAATGGAGGCTCTTATGGAAGAAAAAGGGCAGTTTATCGGAACTTCTAATGTTCATTTTGCTATGAAATATGGTGTAAAACCTATCGGCACCCACGCCCACGAATGGTTTATGTTCCACGCCGCAGAATATGGTTTCAAAATGGCAAATCAACTCGCATTAGAACATTGGGTAGATGTTTATCGTGGTGATTTAGGAGTTGCTCTTTCGGACACTTATACCACCGAAGTTTTCTTCCGCCAATTTGATAAGAAGTTCGCTAAACTTTTTGACGGTGTTCGCCACGACAGCGGAGACCCAATAGAATTTGCAAAAAAGACCATAGAACATTACGAGAGTTTTGGCATCAATCCTAACTTTAAATACATCATTTTCTCCGATGGTTTAAATCTCGAAAAAGTAGAAGAAATAACCAAAGCAACTCGCGGCACCATAGGCATCTCTTTTGGTATAGGCACCAATCTTACTAACGATGTAGGTCTAAAACCAATGAACATCGTGATGAAACTCATAGGCGTACAAGCCCCTAACGGCGACTGGATTCCTACAGTAAAACTTTCCGATGAAAGAGGCAAATACACAGGAGAGCCTAAAATGATAGAGCTCGCAAAAGAAGTGCTTAGAATATAA
- the hchA gene encoding glyoxalase III HchA → MSQELSNQPVFDGVGYEPSPLSLSMFVAPKTDYDFAQYPNANTDRNKKVLVVCTEEKYMTMQNGKKFSTGNHPVETLVPMLHLDAAGFEAEIFTPTGAPAVLEMWAMPSEDEAVKGVFEKYKTQFETPKSLKDFVEGDMASETEYVAVFLPGGHGAMLGLPTNDDLKKTIHWAYQQEKFVLAICHGPAALLAAAHNESAENFPYKGYKIKSFPDIIDTQTPAIGYVPGEMPWFYGEKLKALGMEILNEDISGACYTDRKLVTGDSPLAANNFGKMSAEALLG, encoded by the coding sequence ATGTCACAAGAATTAAGTAATCAACCTGTATTTGATGGTGTAGGCTACGAGCCTTCTCCCCTATCATTATCTATGTTTGTTGCTCCAAAAACCGACTACGATTTTGCCCAATATCCTAACGCCAACACCGATAGAAACAAAAAGGTACTAGTAGTGTGTACCGAAGAAAAATATATGACCATGCAAAATGGTAAGAAATTTTCAACAGGTAACCACCCTGTAGAAACCTTAGTACCAATGTTACATTTAGATGCGGCAGGTTTTGAGGCGGAAATTTTTACGCCTACAGGTGCTCCAGCTGTTTTAGAAATGTGGGCAATGCCTTCCGAAGACGAAGCCGTAAAAGGTGTTTTTGAAAAGTATAAAACCCAATTTGAAACACCTAAAAGTTTAAAAGATTTTGTAGAAGGAGATATGGCTTCCGAAACTGAATATGTAGCCGTATTTTTACCCGGTGGACACGGTGCTATGCTAGGACTACCAACAAATGATGATTTAAAAAAGACAATCCATTGGGCATACCAACAAGAGAAATTTGTACTTGCTATTTGCCATGGTCCTGCAGCACTATTAGCAGCAGCACATAATGAATCTGCGGAAAATTTTCCGTATAAAGGCTACAAAATAAAATCTTTCCCTGACATTATAGATACACAAACACCTGCTATTGGCTATGTACCAGGAGAAATGCCTTGGTTCTATGGGGAAAAACTAAAAGCTCTAGGTATGGAAATTCTTAATGAGGATATTTCTGGAGCGTGCTACACAGACCGAAAATTAGTAACAGGCGATAGCCCACTAGCCGCCAACAATTTTGGCAAAATGAGTGCTGAAGCTCTACTAGGATAA
- the pgi gene encoding glucose-6-phosphate isomerase gives MLPKINPTHTTSWQKLTSHFDQNDFDLRELFNNPNRFNEFSIKKENFLFDYSKNLINEKTKELLINLAKEVQLKEAIESMFSGEKINETEQRAVLHTALRDFSDREIIVDGENIKPKIQKVLQQMKQFSEAVILGKHKGFSDKEITDVVNIGIGGSDLGPVMVCSALKHFKTRLNVHFVSNVDGNHLAETLKNLNPETTLFIIASKTFTTQETMTNALSAKEWFLKAGTEEEVAKHFVALSTNIEAVKSFGISEENIFEFWNWVGGRYSLWSAIGLSITLSIGYDNFEALLKGAYDTDTHFKNTEFEHNIPVIMGLLGVWYRNFYASTSYAVLPYSQYLERFPAYLQQGDMESNGKSVDRNGDFVEYQTGPIIWGEPGTNGQHAFYQLIHQGTELIPSDFIAYAQSCNKVADHQEKLLANFFAQTEALAFGKTEEEAKAELKQQGKSKEEIKALLNHKIFLGNIPTNSFLFKELTPFSLGQLIALYEHKIFVQGVIWNIFSFDQFGVELGKVLAGNILKELKSSEATQSHDSSTNGLINYFKDNR, from the coding sequence ATGTTACCTAAAATAAATCCCACACATACTACCTCTTGGCAAAAATTAACTTCTCATTTTGACCAAAACGACTTTGACCTTCGAGAATTATTCAACAATCCTAATAGATTTAATGAGTTTTCTATCAAAAAAGAGAATTTTCTATTTGACTATTCCAAAAACCTCATTAATGAGAAAACCAAGGAATTACTCATCAATCTAGCTAAAGAGGTCCAACTCAAAGAAGCGATAGAGAGTATGTTTTCTGGAGAAAAAATCAACGAAACCGAACAAAGAGCCGTTCTTCACACTGCTTTGAGGGATTTTTCTGACAGAGAAATAATAGTAGATGGAGAAAACATTAAACCAAAAATACAGAAAGTACTACAGCAGATGAAACAATTTTCAGAAGCTGTAATTTTAGGGAAACACAAAGGGTTTTCGGATAAAGAAATCACTGATGTAGTAAATATTGGCATCGGAGGCTCAGACCTTGGACCTGTAATGGTTTGTTCTGCTCTAAAGCATTTTAAAACAAGACTGAATGTTCACTTCGTTTCTAATGTGGACGGAAATCATTTGGCTGAAACTTTAAAAAACCTCAACCCCGAAACTACTCTTTTCATCATTGCTTCTAAAACATTCACTACACAAGAGACGATGACCAACGCACTTTCTGCAAAAGAATGGTTCTTAAAAGCAGGAACAGAAGAAGAGGTGGCTAAACATTTCGTAGCATTATCTACCAATATTGAAGCGGTTAAAAGTTTTGGCATTTCAGAAGAAAACATTTTTGAATTTTGGAATTGGGTTGGTGGTAGATACTCTTTATGGAGTGCTATTGGTCTTAGCATTACGCTATCCATTGGCTATGATAATTTTGAAGCTTTATTAAAAGGAGCTTACGACACCGACACTCACTTTAAAAACACTGAATTTGAACATAATATCCCTGTGATTATGGGATTACTTGGCGTTTGGTATCGCAACTTCTATGCTTCTACCAGCTATGCTGTACTGCCTTATTCGCAGTATCTAGAGCGTTTTCCTGCTTATCTACAACAAGGCGACATGGAAAGTAACGGAAAATCTGTAGACAGAAATGGAGATTTTGTAGAGTACCAAACTGGTCCTATTATATGGGGAGAGCCAGGTACTAACGGGCAACATGCCTTCTACCAGCTCATTCATCAAGGTACGGAGCTTATTCCATCTGATTTTATCGCTTACGCTCAATCTTGCAATAAGGTAGCCGACCATCAGGAAAAACTTTTAGCTAACTTTTTTGCTCAAACCGAAGCCCTTGCTTTCGGTAAAACAGAAGAAGAAGCTAAAGCAGAGCTAAAACAACAAGGGAAAAGTAAGGAAGAAATTAAAGCACTCCTTAACCATAAAATATTCTTAGGAAATATTCCTACCAATTCTTTCTTGTTTAAAGAGCTTACGCCTTTTTCTTTAGGACAACTAATTGCTTTGTACGAACATAAAATTTTCGTTCAGGGCGTTATTTGGAACATCTTTAGTTTTGACCAATTCGGTGTGGAACTTGGTAAAGTTTTGGCAGGAAATATTTTAAAGGAACTGAAATCATCAGAAGCTACCCAGTCTCACGACAGTTCTACCAATGGTTTAATCAATTATTTTAAAGACAACCGATAA
- a CDS encoding bifunctional 5,10-methylenetetrahydrofolate dehydrogenase/5,10-methenyltetrahydrofolate cyclohydrolase, with protein MAQILDGLKISKEIKAEIKADVEKIKASGKRLPHLSAILVGNNGASKAYVNSKIKDCAEVGFQSSLHKFPSTASEAEVLEKIKELNENPDVDGFIVQLPLPKQMDQEKIIMAIDPRKDVDGFHPENFGRMALEMDTFLPATPFGILTLLERYQIETKGKHCVIIGRSRIVGRPMSILMGRKDFPGNSTVTLTHSYTPHIEEFTKNADIVITALGDPYFLKGDMIKKGAIVIDVGITRVDDDSEKGYKLAGDVDFDSCAEKASWITPVPGGVGPMTRAMLMKNTLLAYKHTIYKD; from the coding sequence ATGGCTCAAATTTTAGACGGATTAAAAATATCCAAAGAAATCAAAGCAGAAATTAAAGCAGATGTAGAGAAAATTAAAGCATCTGGAAAGCGTTTGCCTCATCTTTCCGCTATATTAGTAGGAAACAATGGAGCAAGCAAGGCTTATGTTAATTCTAAAATTAAAGACTGTGCAGAAGTTGGCTTTCAGTCTTCTTTGCACAAATTTCCTAGTACAGCATCGGAGGCTGAAGTTTTGGAAAAAATAAAAGAACTCAATGAAAACCCAGATGTAGACGGTTTTATTGTTCAGCTACCACTTCCGAAACAAATGGATCAGGAGAAAATCATTATGGCGATAGACCCAAGAAAAGATGTAGATGGTTTTCACCCAGAAAACTTTGGAAGAATGGCTCTGGAAATGGATACCTTCTTACCAGCAACGCCTTTCGGAATTCTTACCCTTCTAGAACGCTACCAAATAGAAACCAAAGGAAAACATTGCGTTATTATTGGTAGAAGTCGTATCGTAGGACGACCTATGAGCATTCTAATGGGAAGAAAAGATTTTCCTGGAAACTCTACCGTAACACTTACCCACTCTTACACTCCTCATATAGAAGAATTTACTAAAAATGCAGATATTGTAATTACTGCTTTGGGCGACCCTTATTTCTTAAAAGGAGATATGATAAAGAAAGGAGCTATCGTGATAGATGTGGGCATTACGAGAGTAGATGATGATAGTGAAAAAGGCTATAAATTAGCAGGCGATGTAGATTTCGACAGCTGTGCTGAAAAAGCTTCATGGATTACGCCTGTACCAGGAGGAGTAGGACCTATGACTAGAGCTATGTTAATGAAAAACACACTATTAGCTTACAAGCACACCATATACAAAGACTAA